A genome region from Brienomyrus brachyistius isolate T26 chromosome 23, BBRACH_0.4, whole genome shotgun sequence includes the following:
- the LOC125718661 gene encoding heterogeneous nuclear ribonucleoprotein R-like isoform X2, translated as MAAEVNGSPMTAKEEEEPMDTSATQADNCQKLIDAGLAQKVAEKLNDIFLTGLVAYADLDERALDALREFNEDGALAVLQQFKESDLSHVQNKSAFLCGVMKTYRQREKQGSKVQESTKGPDESKIKALLERTGYTLDVTTGQRKYGGPPPAKAFQGSQPGIGTEVFVGKIPRDLYEDELVPLFEKAGPVWDLRLMMDPLTGQNRGYAFITFCSKDDAQEAVRLCDNYEIRPGKYLGVCISVANNRLFVGSIPKNKTKESILEDFSKVTEGLTEVILYHQPDDKKKNRGFCFLEYEDHKAAAQARRRLMSGKVKVWGSPVTVEWADPVEEPDPEVMAKVKVLFVRKLATSVTEELLEKTFSEFGNVERVKKLKDYAFVHFEDREAAMKAMAEMNGKALEGEEIEIVLAKPPDKKRKERQAVRPPGRNAGYDDYYYYPPPRMPPPMRGRGRGGRGSYPYPLDYFTSEDYYDDYHTYDYHDYRGGYEDPYYSYDDGYPLRGRGSRGGRGSLLPARSRGAPPPRGRGAYIQRGVPRGGRGGRGSPFQQQRGRGSRGPRGNRGGNVGGKRKADVFNQPDSKRRQTNSQQNWGSQPIAQQPLQQGADYSGGDARGAALA; from the exons ATGGCCGCCGAGGTGAACGGCAGCCCCATGACAgccaaggaggaggaggagcctaTGGACACCAGCGCGACACAGGCAGACAACTGTCAGAAGCTCATCGACGCTGGCCTTGCCCAGAAAGTGGCAGAGAAGCTGAATGACATCTTCCTGACGG GGCTGGTGGCGTACGCAGACCTGGATGAGAGAGCTCTTGATGCCCTAAGGGAATTCAACGAGGATGGAGCACTTGCGGTCCTGCAGCAGTTCAAGGAAAGTGACTTGTCCCATGTGCAG AACAAAAGTGCCTTTCTGTGTGGTGTCATGAAGACGTACAGGCAGAGAGAGAAGCAGGGGAGCAAGGTGCAGGAGTCCACAAAGGGGCCCGATGAATCGAAGATAAAG GCCCTCTTGGAGAGGACGGGGTACACGCTGGATGTCACCACTGGACAGAGGAAGTACGGTGGACCCCCGCCTGCTAAGGCGTTTCAAGGATCACAGCCTGGAATCGGAACTGAG GTTTTCGTGGGGAAGATTCCTCGGGACCTGTACGAGGACGAGCTGGTTCCCCTCTTCGAGAAGGCGGGTCCCGTCTGGGACCTGCGTCTGATGATGGACCCGCTGACGGGCCAGAACCGAGGATATGCCTTCATCACGTTCTGCAGCAAGGACGATGCGCAGGAGGCAGTCAGACTG TGTGACAACTATGAAATCCGCCCTGGCAAGTACCTGGGCGTGTGCATCTCCGTAGCAAACAACCGCCTCTTTGTTGGATCTATTCCaaagaacaaaacaaaagagAGCATTTTGGAGGACTTCAGCAAAGTGACAG AGGGTCTGACGGAGGTGATCCTCTACCACCAGCCGGACGACAAGAAGAAGAACCGCGGCTTCTGCTTCCTGGAGTACGAGGACCataaggcggctgcgcaggcccGTCGCCGGCTGATGAGCGGCAAAGTAAAGGTGTGGGGCAGCCCAGTCACTGTGGAGTGGGCCGACCCGGTGGAGGAGCCCGACCCGGAGGTCATGGCCAAG GTGAAGGTGCTGTTCGTGAGGAAGCTGGCCACATCTGTCACGGAAGAGCTCCTGGAAAAGACCTTCTCAGAGTTCGGTAACGTGGAGCGggtgaagaagctgaaggacTACGCCTTCGTCCACTTCGAGGACCGAGAGGCGGCCATGAAG GCAATGGCGGAAATGAATGGGAAGGCACTGGAGGGAGAGGAGATTGAAATCGTCTTGGCGAAGCCCCCAGACAAGAAGAGGAAGGAACGGCAGGCAGTCCGACCACCTGGCAGAAACGCAGG GTACGACGATTATTATTACTACCCACCCCCTCGCATGCCCCCCCCAATGAGAGGCAGAGGGCGCGGGGGCAGGGGTAGCTACCCGTACCCCCTAGACTACTTTACCAGTGAAGATTACTATGACGACTATCACACTTATGACTATCATGATTACCGAGGCGGCTATGAAGACCCCTACTACAGTTACGACGACGGCTACCCCTTGAGAGGGAGGGGCAGTAGGGGTGGGAGGGGCAGCCTTCTTCCAGCCAGGTCACGGggagccccacccccacggGGGAGGGGAGCCTACATCCAAAGAGGAGTGccccggggggggcgggggggccggGGATCACCCTTCCAGCAGCAGAGGGGCCGAGGATCCAGGGGGCCTCGGGGAAACAGAGGGGGCAACGTGGGCGGGAAGAGGAAGGCCGACGTGTTCAACCAGCCGGACTCCAAGCGGAGACAGACCAACAGCCAGCAGAACTGGGGGTCCCAGCCCATCGCCCAGCAGCCCCTACAGCAGGGCGCCGACTATTCCG GTGGCGATGCGAGAGGGGCAGCGCTAGCGTGA
- the LOC125718661 gene encoding heterogeneous nuclear ribonucleoprotein R-like isoform X1: MAAEVNGSPMTAKEEEEPMDTSATQADNCQKLIDAGLAQKVAEKLNDIFLTGLVAYADLDERALDALREFNEDGALAVLQQFKESDLSHVQNKSAFLCGVMKTYRQREKQGSKVQESTKGPDESKIKALLERTGYTLDVTTGQRKYGGPPPAKAFQGSQPGIGTEVFVGKIPRDLYEDELVPLFEKAGPVWDLRLMMDPLTGQNRGYAFITFCSKDDAQEAVRLCDNYEIRPGKYLGVCISVANNRLFVGSIPKNKTKESILEDFSKVTEGLTEVILYHQPDDKKKNRGFCFLEYEDHKAAAQARRRLMSGKVKVWGSPVTVEWADPVEEPDPEVMAKVKVLFVRKLATSVTEELLEKTFSEFGNVERVKKLKDYAFVHFEDREAAMKAMAEMNGKALEGEEIEIVLAKPPDKKRKERQAVRPPGRNAGYDDYYYYPPPRMPPPMRGRGRGGRGSYPYPLDYFTSEDYYDDYHTYDYHDYRGGYEDPYYSYDDGYPLRGRGSRGGRGSLLPARSRGAPPPRGRGAYIQRGVPRGGRGGRGSPFQQQRGRGSRGPRGNRGGNVGGKRKADVFNQPDSKRRQTNSQQNWGSQPIAQQPLQQGADYSGNYGYSNDNLEFSHDSYGQQWK; encoded by the exons ATGGCCGCCGAGGTGAACGGCAGCCCCATGACAgccaaggaggaggaggagcctaTGGACACCAGCGCGACACAGGCAGACAACTGTCAGAAGCTCATCGACGCTGGCCTTGCCCAGAAAGTGGCAGAGAAGCTGAATGACATCTTCCTGACGG GGCTGGTGGCGTACGCAGACCTGGATGAGAGAGCTCTTGATGCCCTAAGGGAATTCAACGAGGATGGAGCACTTGCGGTCCTGCAGCAGTTCAAGGAAAGTGACTTGTCCCATGTGCAG AACAAAAGTGCCTTTCTGTGTGGTGTCATGAAGACGTACAGGCAGAGAGAGAAGCAGGGGAGCAAGGTGCAGGAGTCCACAAAGGGGCCCGATGAATCGAAGATAAAG GCCCTCTTGGAGAGGACGGGGTACACGCTGGATGTCACCACTGGACAGAGGAAGTACGGTGGACCCCCGCCTGCTAAGGCGTTTCAAGGATCACAGCCTGGAATCGGAACTGAG GTTTTCGTGGGGAAGATTCCTCGGGACCTGTACGAGGACGAGCTGGTTCCCCTCTTCGAGAAGGCGGGTCCCGTCTGGGACCTGCGTCTGATGATGGACCCGCTGACGGGCCAGAACCGAGGATATGCCTTCATCACGTTCTGCAGCAAGGACGATGCGCAGGAGGCAGTCAGACTG TGTGACAACTATGAAATCCGCCCTGGCAAGTACCTGGGCGTGTGCATCTCCGTAGCAAACAACCGCCTCTTTGTTGGATCTATTCCaaagaacaaaacaaaagagAGCATTTTGGAGGACTTCAGCAAAGTGACAG AGGGTCTGACGGAGGTGATCCTCTACCACCAGCCGGACGACAAGAAGAAGAACCGCGGCTTCTGCTTCCTGGAGTACGAGGACCataaggcggctgcgcaggcccGTCGCCGGCTGATGAGCGGCAAAGTAAAGGTGTGGGGCAGCCCAGTCACTGTGGAGTGGGCCGACCCGGTGGAGGAGCCCGACCCGGAGGTCATGGCCAAG GTGAAGGTGCTGTTCGTGAGGAAGCTGGCCACATCTGTCACGGAAGAGCTCCTGGAAAAGACCTTCTCAGAGTTCGGTAACGTGGAGCGggtgaagaagctgaaggacTACGCCTTCGTCCACTTCGAGGACCGAGAGGCGGCCATGAAG GCAATGGCGGAAATGAATGGGAAGGCACTGGAGGGAGAGGAGATTGAAATCGTCTTGGCGAAGCCCCCAGACAAGAAGAGGAAGGAACGGCAGGCAGTCCGACCACCTGGCAGAAACGCAGG GTACGACGATTATTATTACTACCCACCCCCTCGCATGCCCCCCCCAATGAGAGGCAGAGGGCGCGGGGGCAGGGGTAGCTACCCGTACCCCCTAGACTACTTTACCAGTGAAGATTACTATGACGACTATCACACTTATGACTATCATGATTACCGAGGCGGCTATGAAGACCCCTACTACAGTTACGACGACGGCTACCCCTTGAGAGGGAGGGGCAGTAGGGGTGGGAGGGGCAGCCTTCTTCCAGCCAGGTCACGGggagccccacccccacggGGGAGGGGAGCCTACATCCAAAGAGGAGTGccccggggggggcgggggggccggGGATCACCCTTCCAGCAGCAGAGGGGCCGAGGATCCAGGGGGCCTCGGGGAAACAGAGGGGGCAACGTGGGCGGGAAGAGGAAGGCCGACGTGTTCAACCAGCCGGACTCCAAGCGGAGACAGACCAACAGCCAGCAGAACTGGGGGTCCCAGCCCATCGCCCAGCAGCCCCTACAGCAGGGCGCCGACTATTCCGGTAACTATGGTTACAGTAATGACAACCTGGAGTTTTCTCACGATTCGTATGGCCAGCAGTGGAAGTAG